The genomic segment ATAATAAGTGGTCACTGTTGATTATGTGCTAAAAGGATGTATATGGAAGTGACCATATAAATTGACGACTACAAAAATACCTCACTGGTTGCAAATACACTCTGGGTCTCTGAGTATCTATTACCCCTTTTATACAGCTGTTAAAAAACAAGAATGAACTACCTTTTAACTGCTACCTGTATAAATGCATCGAaggtgggattgggggggggggtcatttttaTCCCATGTTTGATACTACCAAAGAAGGTAGTATCAGAGGGCTTGCTGGATCCAGGATGGTCGAAGTCTGTGACGCATTGATGACATTGAATGTGTGCGACTTAACAGCAGGAGATTCAAACTTGAAACGGCAGCAATGAGGTCACGCATGTTATGCATTACCCAAAACCCCAACGCTGTAATGctacaggtcccacctcctttTGCTCCGGAGATGCTGCTTTACTTGTCTAAAAGGTCGTGCTGACCCGgtatttcttggttcagtgtgatcAATCCCAGCTGCCTTTAAAGACAGGTTGTTCACATGCAAATTTATTGGGTTTTCTGCATAAAAAGGACATAACTTTCTTTCTCTGATATCTAGCTACAAATAGTTCAttgttcaaaattcaaatttattgtcagatcccatcacatgcaaccctgagatacaTTTTCCTGTGGATCAGGcagaattttaaattattaatcacTGAAAACTAtatcaaagaagaaagaaatagacATGGATCTCAAGCTTCTGATGTTACCTTCCCTGAACCTAAAATCTAATTCAGGTCATTTCTGTCCCCCTGATTACAGGTTTTCAAGATGTTCATGTGATGGTTTTTGTGGGATTTGGGTTTCTGATGACGTTCCTGAAGAGATATGGATTTGGAGGTGTTGGATTCAACTTCCTCATTGCAGCCTTCAGTCTCCAATGGGCTCTGCTGATGCAAGGATGGTTTCATTCCTTAGATTTCAGCGATGGTAAAATTAAAATCGGCTTGGAAAGGTAAGCCATAAAAGCTGAAAATCAAATCAAAACCTGTcactggaattttaaaaaaattaaatttaaatgaaaaacacaataacagaccatttcagcccacgagcccgtgccatccaattatacccaattagcctaaaaccccagtacattttgaatggtgggaggaaaccggggcccatggtgaaaacccacgcagacactgaaaGAACGTGCCAGCTCCTTATGGACGGGGTTTTAAACCCCGGTCCcgttcgctggtgctgtaatggcgtggcgctaaccactacaccaaccgtgctaccTGAAACTAAAACAGGAAATACGAGAACCAtgaagcaggtcagacagcatctgcggAAAGTGAAACAGTGTTAATGTTATAGGTCAAAAGCACTTCATCAGAACAGGGAAAGAGTGAAACAAGTTAATTTTAAGTTGCCAAGAAGTTGGGTGGTTGGGATTGCCTTGTGGATGAGTTTTTATCGCATTAGTTAGAGAAAGGTGAAGTGATTTATGTTGCAAATAGCAGGTCAGGGTGTGGTAATGGGAGGGAAGCAAAGCTGAAAAGATATCACAGAAGCAATAAGAATAATTTTCAGGTTCAAAGGAAGGAATgaacctggagcttgggtttctTCTCAGATCCAAGCAGAGTCGAGCTAAGCAGTAGGACACACGTGTGGACAACATGGGCACCAATTCAAAAAGTGGCCTTTAGCGGTCTGCGCTTCACTCTTTTCTGGCTGAGGAAACAATAGACGTCCAACTCTAAAATGGGCAGGGACGGTTAGAGTGGCAGTTAGCGTAACAACAGTggtacctgggttcgaatcttgcgctgtctgtaaggagtttgcacattctccattcttccccatgtctgcgtgggtttcctccgggcgctcccgtttcctccctcctttcaaaatgtactagatttgtaggtcaattggatgtaattgggaggcTCATGGTCCAGAAGGAATTGAAATGCTTCGGATCTAAAAGGAAATAATTTACTGTTTTTATTTTGGCAACTACCACTTTTGgggttattttctctctctctctctattataattttcatttttttttcataccGTGAGAAGAAACTCCCTGAAATTAAGCTGTACCTGCACTAGGTACAATTTAGCACAGGACACCCTCTCAGTTTATCAGCATGGATTAGGCTGTACTGTTTCTCTTCCCTGTTCTCCATGGCACCTGACATCATGAGTTGCAGGGGAGTGAGGAGACAATGATGgtataataaaaaggaacaaagcaGGATGGCAGGAGGACTGTACATGCGTGAGAGATTGAAAAGTCAGTGAAAGGCAGAGAGGAAGACACAGGTGTtggaaatctaaattaaaaatcaaaataattagGTGGTaggcaagtcaagtttattgtcttctgattgtacaagtaaaaccTGACAAAacggcgttctccagtcctcggtgcaaaaacatgcagacatacaaataaataaaaattgatttGTACATACGAGAGTCTCGGCTGGTGAGAGTGATCCGTTCCTTTGAACGtgcagctgttcctcagcctggtggtgctggctctgatcctcctgcatctctttcccgatgggagcagctgaaagatgctgtgtgtggggtggaaggggtcctccatgattttgcacaccctcttcagacaacgatcccggttgatgtgggggggggggggggggggtaaagagaccagtgatcctctctgcctatctgtggattgacctccaatccatttctctgcagcaaccgtctcACACTGTGATCCAATtgaccaggacgctctcgatagagctcctgtagaaggttgacataatggtgaccagtagccatgcccgcttcagtcttcccaggaagtgcagtcaccgttgtgccttcctgacaagggaggaggtgttgagtgTCAATGACAGGCAACATCTAggaaataatttttcttttaaatttatgtGATGGgttgcagagagagaaagagagagataagggTTGGTGTAGAAATAATTGTTGGCTATATTGTGCAATTTCTTGTAATTACTGAAAATAGAACCTAATGTTAAACATTGCTCAGAACTGGTTCAGTAATCTACAAGGATGTAGAACCATGAAGATCAATAGGGACAATATTGTCACCCATCTATAGATAGCTGCGTTCAAATGATTACAAGATTCTTCTGGAAATGCTGTTTGATTCACACTGTtttgttttttctcttttcctaGTCTGATAAATGCCGATTTTTGTGCTGCTTCTGTACTGATCTCATTTGGAGCGATCCTTGGAAAAGTCAGCCCTGTGCAGCTACTGATCATGTCGCTGTTCGAAGTGACTCTCTATGCAGTCAATGAATACATCTTACTGAATGTTCTTGGGGTGAGTTGACCAAGACTGCTCTGTTCCATTTTCCTTGTCCTACCCCAATATAACTACTCTTACCAAACAAAGTTTTAACCATGGAATACAAATTTTAGGTGTCGCTGACGTTCTCTCAAGCTAGCAATATGAAACCTTTCTGGTGGATCTGTCTTGTATACTCTCCAGAAACCCATCTCAATCTATTCTATGTGTTGATACTGCCTGCTTCAGGTTTATTGTAAGGTGCATTAAATGTTGAGTGGATGGATGCCTTTTTAAGTCCCTGGAAGCTAATTTTTAACATAAGTTTCCTAAACTTGAGGCCTTCATGATCAGGGACCAGGTTCACTTCCCTGAATTCACAGTCTTCAATTGTACCAGATCGAGGTCACCTGTTTCCAAGAGAAAGCAACTCTTGTTTTCTTCAACCAGCATGGAAATGAGAAGATAAATGGTCTCCTCTTTCAAATTCCTCTTAAACATTAGTTGGCTCCTGAATTCCGCACTGATTCTCCTTCATTTCtggttcctctccccctccctttcatcAATGGCGGAGACTCCCAGAGGTAAACTTCCAACACCCTCCTACAAACGAGTCAGGGCTTTCTACATCAGAAGTTCTGTACTGACTGTGTTTACACATCTGAGATGGACACGATGTGTAGCCTGACCCTCAAAGGTTTAGCTCGAACTTCTTCATGCTCAATGCCAAAATCCAGGAAATTGCAGACGCCAGATATCCGAAAAAGAAaccaaaaataagagaaaaatggTGCAGATCAGACATCATCTgggggagagaaacagagttaatgtttctggTCCAAGACCCTTTGTCAGGGGAAACATTCCAATGAATGGTCCCAGACCTGAAATGGTAAATAATTTCTTTTCCatggttgctgcctgacctgttgaggagttccagcattttctgttttcatttgagATCTATGTCCATTTGCAGTCTTCCATCAAAATCGCTCCGCCCCACCTCTTGAAGCTCCGCGCACTCGCATCACTTTCTTCTTCAGCTGCTCCAAGTTCTCGTCAGCTGCTTCACCTTATGGACTTCATGCCTTCCGAGATCTCCTCACTGGGATTGGCTTCCATTTACCTTACCCCTGGCTGCTGTTGAAGCGTCCAACAGGAGATCCTCCTATTCAACAGAATGGCCAAACTGAAGGCAGGTTGGGGAGTAAAGGAGGGAATGAAGGGATTCTTCATTAGAAAACAAAAATACTTATTTAATTAGAATGTTCTCTCTCAAAGGCCCGGGATGCTGGTGGTGCAATGGTTATCCACATGTTTGGTGGCTATTTTGGACTTGCCGTGACTCGTATTCTGTACAGAGCAAAGTTGGATCAAAGCAAGAATGAGTCTGTCTACCACTCCGATCTCTTCTCCATGATCGGTGAGAGTTTATTACTTTATCTCCTGTGAATTCCAGGGCAGGGACCTATTCCATTCTCTGATCCCACCAGCCAGTACATATAACAGGGAGCTTTTAACTGACTGCGTTTCAAAATGCTTATTTAATGAGAATGTTCTCTCTCTAAGGCCCGTaaaacactgaagtctgcagacaccatgactgaaaTAAACAcacaatggtggaggaactcagcaggtcaaacactaccGTATATCTCGGAGTAATAGTCAAATGTTGTAGACCAATATTTAGGGTAACATTGGCTGGTAGGATTGATTGTATCACCACACTCTGTTAGCTCTTGTTTAGAAAAGGGTCAAGCTGGATCCATGTAGACCAGGTGACTTCTGGTTCCAAAATCTGGTTGAAGAATAGGGATGGAATGTGGAATCTTGTTTCAATGAGATGTGAGGGAACGCCTTCTATTGCTGGAACAGCAACCGCCTGTGATTTTCTCTCCTTCAGAGagcaaaggagagagggaagataaCTAGAACAATGAAACATACTTTACCACAATCTCTCATTAATGAAGtgcaacaggaaagtctgcagaccttgcggttgtagtaaatacacaaaagtactggagaactggacaacagactcgccaaggcaaatagcgcctttggaagactacacaaaagagtctggaaaaacaaccaactgaaaaacctcacaaagataagcgtatacagagccgttgtcatacccacactcctgttcggctccgaatcatgggtcctctaccggcaccacctacggctcctagaacgcttccaccagcgttgtctccgctccatcctcaacatccattggagcgctcacacccctaacgtcgaggtactcgagatggcagaggacgacagcatcgagtccacgctgctgaagatccagctgcgctggatgggtcacgtctccagaatggaggaccatcgccttcccaagatcgtattatatggcgagctctccactggccaccgtgacagaggtgcaccaaagaaaaggtacaaggactgcctaaagaaatctcttggtgcctgccacattgaccaccgccagtggactgataacgcctcaaaccgtgcatcttggcgcctcacagtttggcgggcagcagcctcctttgaagaagaccgcagagcccacctcactgacaaaaggcaaaggaggaaaaacccaacacccaaccccaaccaaccaattttcccttgcaaccgctgcaatcgtgtctgcctgtcccgcatcggactggtcagccacaaacgagcctgcagctgacgtggactttttttaccccctccataaatcttcgtccgcgaagccaagccaaagactggagaaattcaataggtcaagcaacgtccataggagggatcaggcccgaaaagttggttataCATTTTTGGACACTGTggggcttgctgagtttctctagtacttCTCATTGGGGCAGCTCGGataacgtagcagttagtgcaacgctgttacagggccagcaaaCATGGGACGAGATTCAAAGAAATAAGCTTAAACAAAATTGCTCAGAAATCTAGCTGTGTAACACTTTTCTTTAATTGTGGCaacaatgaaaacaaattttCCTCTACCTACAACAATAGAAGTTTCTGGATTTTTCCCAGCACAATTTGACTGACCATTCCAGCGATGAACCCTGCCACCATTTCTCCATCAGGTCACAATACTCACTGTTCAAAGTTCCTCTCTGGCTGTAAATTTTCGGGAGTAAACAACAATGTGGACTCCCAGGGCAACCTAGTCTTGCCACCCCAGTACTGGGCTGAGATGTCTGCCAGGCAAGCCAATCACTAGCCTTCTTTCTTCATGCCCAATCTCCACCAATCACCACTTCCAACTCTGCTAATCTGCAccctcctcctcaccccctccccccaccaccttctctttATCTGACATCTGTTGGTTTCCAGTCTGACCCCGGCCCCTGACGGCTATCATTCAAACCTGCCATGGTAACCCTCACCCATGTCTGGGTAGTCCTGTGGCTGCCATCCATCCACAACAGCCTCTGAGCAGGTCTGAGCATCCTTCAGGGGGAATACGTGAAGGTTGCCATTTGCACAGGAGTTCCCCCCCCATGAGGATGGTATCTTTAAGCCTCCTTTCATTATGATAGATTCCACTTGTTGTTGAGCATGCAAAAATACACATGAAAGTTTGTCGAGAGGagttaaacacaaaagtctgccggctccgtgactgaagtaaaacacaacgctggagaaactcagcaggtcaaacagggtcctttacagaggaaagataaagataaaagAACCCACAGGGAGCTTTCTTCCAGGACAGCTTTGGAAAATGGAGCATCTGGAGAAATcccaggcacggggagaacatgcagactCAACGACAAGATGAGGTCGGCAACTGAGCCTGCGTCTCTGAGtgcaccactgccctccccaaCCTGAGGCCATTTAGCCGAGGAGAGGAGCGATTATTCAGAAGAGTAGAAGGCAGAGGATAAACAAggagaaccagaatttattgtcatgaacatgttttgCGACACAAACATTTCTATGAAGCACCTTGCAAAATGCATAAAAAGTATACAAAGTCAgtctttggttcatcgatcattcaggaatttgatggcagcggggaagaagctgtccctgtgctcgtctttaggcttcggtaccttttccctgatggtagcagattgaagaggccgtggcctgggtggtgggggtctttgaggatagagggtgcttttttaaagacaccacctcatgtcgacgtcctgaatggagtgaagtctggtgcctgtgatgttgcaggccgagttaaaccctctggagtttcgTCTTGTCCTCAGCGGTTGGAGAAAGGCTTTGAATGGGACTTGAGTCAGAGTGGGTTGAGGGAGCCAGCAGATATCACTGTGTGTCCAATGATTCAGTAACCTGGGGCGCCTTGCTCTTCCCCTCAGGCACCCTTTACCTCTGGATGTTTTGGCCCAGCTTCAACTCTGCAATTTCTAACCATGGGGATGGACAACACCGTGGCGCAATCAACACTTACATCTCACTCAGTTCCAGTGTCCTCACTACCATTGCCATCTCCACCATCTTTGAGAAGAAAGGGAAGATCCAGATGGTAGGTTGCCAGGGTCACCTTGCCTCCCAGGGGTTTAACGCTCTGGGTTATCTCCAAGGCAGCTAACTGCCAGGTGTGGCTAAAATATAGCACGGCCACCAAGTTCCGATGTGGATTGGATGGTAAACGTCTGCTGTGAAGCCTTGGCTTGATTACAAGGCAGCAGAATGGAATTTGAAGCCAGACCTAATCTACTGGAGGACTCaacgggttgagcagcatcagttggAGAAAACCATAGGAGACTACAGTACagaagcaggcctttcagcccatctagtctctgTCATTGTTATTCTGccctgtcccattgacctgcacccgacAATTGCCCTCATGGCCAACATTTAGAGCTGAAACTCTGCATCAGGACCCAATAAAGAGTTTTGGTTTGAATCATTTTGTCCTCTGATGGCACCCGACCCACTAAGTTCCCCCAACAGGCAGTATTTGACTTTAACTCCAAAGCAGAATCTCCTTGCTAACTTGGTACGAAATTGGTGTTAATGTTGTCTGTAATAAGAGCACCTCAAGTGTCGGAAGCACAAAAATGTTTAGAGAGGAATTGAGGGCATTTGTTCTCAAGGGGCTAAATGCCTTCCAATTTGTTGTGAGCTCTTGAACCCCACACGGCTGGAGGAGAGGACTTAACGGGGCAGTGGGTGGGGGTGGCTGGGGGCAGTGGGTGGAGATGACTAGGGCAGTGGGTGGGGGCGACTCGGGCAGTGGGTGGGGGTGACGGGGCATTGGGTGGGGGTGACTTGGGCAGTGGGTGGGGGTGACTTGAGCAGTGGGTGGGGGTGACTTGAGCAGTGGGTGGGGGGGCAACTGGTGGCAGTGGGTGGGGGCGACAGAGCAGTGGGTGGGGTGACTGGGGGCAGTGGGTGGTGGTGAATGGGGCAGTGGATGGGGATGACCGGGGCAGTGGGTGGGGGTGACtgggggcagtgggagggggtgggggtgacggGACAGCATGTGGGGGTGGTGGATCTCCAGAATGATGTTGATCTTGCTCCTCTGGCCAGGTTCATATACAGAATGCCACGCTTGCTGGGGGAGTGGCGCTGGGCACTGCTGCCGAAATGATGCTCAGTCCCTACGGATCATTGATCGTCGGAGCCCTGGCTGGAACTGTGTCGACGTTGGGTTTCATCTTCGCCACCGTGAGCTCACATTCAATGTTGCGCACGCTCGATGAAGCTGTGGGTGGCTGGggttgtgtgtgtatttgtgtgtgggtatatgtgtgtgtgggagggtgtgtgttatgtctgtgtaggtgggtggatgtgtgtctgtgtgttggtGGGGGAAGGAGTTTGAAGCTCTCTGTACCCCTGGCACAGAATAACTGCTACCCAGGACCCAAACACTAGCAGGGAATAAGTGCAAGGTTTCTCTGCCAAAACCTAGCAACTCTGAGCCAGGATTGGCTGTGATCAGGGAACTAGCTTGGATGTTAACTAGACCACAATCggcgtctcacacacacagagtaataACAGGCTTTAACCATCCTAGAGAGAGGTTAGAGCGCGctcgcgcgcacacgcacacccattcacacacacccactcacacacacacacacacacacacacacacacacacacactcagtcgctcgctcgcacgcacgcacacacgcacgcacccaCCAGTAATTATGAAATTAATAAATGCTCTTTGTGATCCGTGGTCTGATTTCTGTTTGCAGCCATTCCTGGAGAAGTACCTTCACATCCAAGACACCTGTGGGATCCACAACCTCCACGCGGTGCCGGGCCTGATGGGGGCCATTGTGGGAGCTGTCACAGCTGCCGCTGCTACGGAGGAAGTTTACACCAGGGAGGGGTATGTGGCGCTGCCAGCAGAACTGGGGTGGCACAGAGAGTGGGGCAGAGTTCACTCCTCGTTACACCAGGGAAGCTTCACTTCTTGTCGAAATATCACTGTAGATTCATACAATCCCACAGGACgattacaggccctttcggcccacaatctcgtgcttcccaatttacacccaattgacctaccaaccccagtacatttcaaacggtgggaggaaacccacccagacacgaggagaatgtacaaactccttgcagacagcgtgggattcgagccCCCATCACTGGTGCTGCAGCGGTGTTTTGTTTACTTCTTCACTTGTCCTGCTGCCTTTTTATGCATGGCCTCTATCACTGTCGTTCTATTCCTTCCTCCGCCCTCCGTTCTTCCTTCTGCTCTGCCTGTGACTTCAACTTCTCACTCAAACCTCCAAACTGCAATcaactcccccactctctcctttTGTGTCTGTTCACCTTTTTATattttgcctctctctccctcctccctctctccccctctgtctgtctgtctctccctcttcctctccctccctcctccctctctctccctctgtctatgtctctccctctgtctatgtctctccctctatctgtctctccctcttcctctctctccctctctgtctgtctctccctcttcctctccctccctcctccctctctctccctctgtctatgtctctccctctatctgtctctccctcttcctctctctccctctctgtctgtctctccagcttccctctccctccttccctctccctcatccctctctctccctctctgtctctttctcttccctctccctccctcctctctccctccctctctctctcccccccccccccccccctcatgatAAAGACTTTCACGGGTCATAGGTACTATACATGTTTTGGGATAATGCAGGAATTATTTAAGTACCAGGTGCACTGTTTTCTCTCAAAATTGTGTTGCCAtgagtggttgtggaggccgtaTCATCgggtgtttaaggcagagattgacaggtccttgattagccagagcatcaaaggttatggggagagggccgGGCAGTGgaggtgagtggggaaatggatcagctcatgattgaatggtggggcagatttgaggggctgaatggtctatttctgctcctgtgactTAAGGTCTTACGgatttgtgggtggcctctgtGCCATGTGGCTCCTTGACGTCTGACAGGAAGTGCTCGCAGGCCATGCTTTCTGCTGATCTTTGGCACCTGCTGATGGTTCTTTCATTGTTCTCAGGCTGGTGGCTGCGTTTGGTTTTGAGGGTCAATTTGAAGGGCGAACCCCGAGTGTCCAGGGCGGCTTTCAAGCTGCAGCGCTCTGCGTGACTCTGCTCATTAGCATTGCAGGAGGAATCGTAGTTGGTAAGTAGGAGAGGCCGTCCTGTTCACTAAATCTATTGTTTGGTCGAAAATCTGCCTGGCCCATGGGGAAAAGAATCGTGGGGTTGTATGttctcacaataaatctgaacgttCAACTTTGAGTAGCCGGCAGTTTGATGAAACGTAGGAAGTCCACTGATAACTGCTTAGAAGTACTGCAGCCACTTAGTGTGAACTAAGATATTCATACGAGTTGAATTGGGAATGTTTCATTTTTAGAGAGGCAGATGAACggctgatgctggaatctggagagaATCTGGTGATCAGCAGGACAGGCAGCGTCCTTGGAGAGGGAAAGTTAGCCAATATTTCGAATTGGGTCCCTCCACTCTTGGGAAAGGGTgaagcattgactgaccatttctctccatggattctgGCTGATGCTCTGAATGTTTCTCTTTGTTCCCTCATGTTGAGTTTTTCCTTTGCTTAACACTTTCTAAAATGTAATTCATTTAGTGAAGAATGTGGTAATGGCTGGCATGAAATAGATGGGCCGAACAGCCTGTTGTGTGCTTTGATGTTAAGTCACAACACGAAGACGTACTGCTCATAACATCCACGGTTTCTGAAGTCATCAGCCCCTGCTCTTGCTTCTTAGCTCTGAATGACCCATTATTCCCTAAGTCTGGGTCTTTCAAGGAGTGAGTTCAAGACCCTCTACTGACCATTTGT from the Narcine bancroftii isolate sNarBan1 chromosome 14, sNarBan1.hap1, whole genome shotgun sequence genome contains:
- the LOC138749484 gene encoding ammonium transporter Rh type C-like isoform X2: MKNTLMRWKLPLVCFLWQLAMIILFGVFIRYDEESDAHWIKTKVLRNVSDLENDFYFRYPSFQDVHVMVFVGFGFLMTFLKRYGFGGVGFNFLIAAFSLQWALLMQGWFHSLDFSDGKIKIGLESLINADFCAASVLISFGAILGKVSPVQLLIMSLFEVTLYAVNEYILLNVLGVHIQNATLAGGVALGTAAEMMLSPYGSLIVGALAGTVSTLGFIFATPFLEKYLHIQDTCGIHNLHAVPGLMGAIVGAVTAAAATEEVYTREGLVAAFGFEGQFEGRTPSVQGGFQAAALCVTLLISIAGGIVVGFILKLPIWGDPSDENCYDDEVYWEVPQEGDVLYSVHATAPPLKPNNNGDSQ
- the LOC138749484 gene encoding ammonium transporter Rh type C 1-like isoform X1, which produces MKNTLMRWKLPLVCFLWQLAMIILFGVFIRYDEESDAHWIKTKVLRNVSDLENDFYFRYPSFQDVHVMVFVGFGFLMTFLKRYGFGGVGFNFLIAAFSLQWALLMQGWFHSLDFSDGKIKIGLESLINADFCAASVLISFGAILGKVSPVQLLIMSLFEVTLYAVNEYILLNVLGARDAGGAMVIHMFGGYFGLAVTRILYRAKLDQSKNESVYHSDLFSMIGTLYLWMFWPSFNSAISNHGDGQHRGAINTYISLSSSVLTTIAISTIFEKKGKIQMVHIQNATLAGGVALGTAAEMMLSPYGSLIVGALAGTVSTLGFIFATPFLEKYLHIQDTCGIHNLHAVPGLMGAIVGAVTAAAATEEVYTREGLVAAFGFEGQFEGRTPSVQGGFQAAALCVTLLISIAGGIVVGFILKLPIWGDPSDENCYDDEVYWEVPQEGDVLYSVHATAPPLKPNNNGDSQ
- the LOC138749484 gene encoding ammonium transporter Rh type C-like isoform X3, coding for MVFVGFGFLMTFLKRYGFGGVGFNFLIAAFSLQWALLMQGWFHSLDFSDGKIKIGLESLINADFCAASVLISFGAILGKVSPVQLLIMSLFEVTLYAVNEYILLNVLGARDAGGAMVIHMFGGYFGLAVTRILYRAKLDQSKNESVYHSDLFSMIGTLYLWMFWPSFNSAISNHGDGQHRGAINTYISLSSSVLTTIAISTIFEKKGKIQMVHIQNATLAGGVALGTAAEMMLSPYGSLIVGALAGTVSTLGFIFATPFLEKYLHIQDTCGIHNLHAVPGLMGAIVGAVTAAAATEEVYTREGLVAAFGFEGQFEGRTPSVQGGFQAAALCVTLLISIAGGIVVGFILKLPIWGDPSDENCYDDEVYWEVPQEGDVLYSVHATAPPLKPNNNGDSQ